ACACAGTTAGACATGAGCGAGAAGAAGACAGTgtcactttatatatttatgaaattataacattaaagctTGGTTTTTGGTCCCAATATTTTCTAAGCTAATGATAAACTTatcaatatactatatatgtatcacacaacttattaaatattatttattctaaaaacaGTCTTCAAAATTgatgtttcaaattaaactctGAGATCGAcaacaatattcaaattttcatCATTCGGCGAAATGTTCAATATACGAAATCAGTCCAGTcgactttttaaatacaaaaaatgtttagtatttaaaatgttcaagagtgattttatttacaaatatcgataatatttatagtttttcgctattatacatttatgcaacatttttttctatcgacGGATAATTTCTTGAGCAATTTCTAATAAGCTAATTCCGCACCCCAAGGTCTATACGGCTTTGAACTATTCTGTGAGTATTGGTGATGGGGTGGATGATGCGGATAAGGAGCGGGGTAGTGGGGTGCCGTTGGGGCGGGATGTGGGCCTGGAGGTACTGAGGGACCTGGCGGAGCCGGTGGTCCTGGAGGGTAATGGGGATAGCTAGGCGCAGCAGACAGAGGAGCGGCGATCGCTGGAGGTGCTGATATCGTCGTTGCAGCTGTTGACGCAGGTGGTTCTTGTCTCAAATCTGTGTAGCCATGCTGGGGTTGAGGTACACTGGGGTATTGAGGATAGCCCCAGTTTGTTGACTTTGCAGCTAGTTCTCGTTGCGCAGCGAAGCACTGAAGATGACTCATTAGCCGCAGGCGTAAAGGATCCTGGATGTCCAATCCCTCGCAGCTAACGAGGTATCGTGCGACTTCAGCTGCACACTCTCTAAAGCCAATGCTGTGGTAGTCCATGGCGTAGCGTTGAGGATCGTACGCATATGTGTCTAAACCTGCaaacaaatattgatttattagtttattaggCTTTCTATTTCGAATCATTACTCaagattcataaaatattataacgacaGTTAAAAGCAATAGTGTTCGTTTCAAACGCATTTAAATTTGCTTAAGCTTGGTTGGCTTAGTTCCaccaaaattatattcattcttAAGTACATATAAGTATGCGAATAAGATTTAAGATAAAAACTTGTAGTACAGGATTTCTTTATAACGGTGCCGTTACCGAGGCAGAGGCCACCGATGACCGTCACGTCCCATCTCATTGTCCGGTTTCTtttctttcataaaataaagttttgtatTTCCAAATTTTTATTGTGCAAACTACAGCTGCAGTTGATGAAAATGTAAGGGttgaagataaaaataacttGTTCTTGCAGATGCGCTTATTAAGTATACAAAAAGCTTTCAAAAAGAAATTCATTCGAAATCAAGAAAACACAAGTCCATTCATATTTACCCTCCCTGACTTACGCAATATATGAGAGTGATGCATAATTGGTAGCAAACGGTgcgagagagagagagagagattcGTAACGGGAACCTAGAGTTTCCGGCGTCCTTCCGTGgggtaaaaaattaataacaagatCCGCTATCCTCTAGACCCATTGAAAAAGAAACGAGGGGTTCCGAACTGGAGTCAGTGGGGCACCGGGCCAAGAAGTTGCGGAGCTGACAAAGTGCTCGGCCATTATTGCGTACATttgttgcttttaaaatattattgtgctCCAATCTGCTATTAAAAgttcaaagttaaatatatcgAAAGAAATTATTGCGAATTCTCTATCAAATAAAAGAAGCGTCAAAATACGGTCATCAATTTGCTTgagtttaaattatgaaaagtcgtaagttataaattttatattaatattattagactCGGCCACGCGGTGCTCTGTCTACGTTATACGTATCAAATTGTTTAGCCAAAAACCTTCTGTGCAACatgctgaataaaatattacaaatttaatttcataatattcaatcggtttatatatttaatacgtgCTTAAAAACAGCGATCTTTATATTTGAATAGGTTTGTTTTGTAGgtgagtttaaataataattaagaaactaAATAGGATGTCTTTGGTTATCTGACTTATTGTGTTCTTCCATTACTTCCGTAGGGTCCTCGTTTTTTTCCTAAGCATTTTTTTAGATACAGGTGGGGTAACTACCCTTTCGGTGGAACATTCTTTACTTCCGTTGCTTGTTGGATACATACATTAGGGGGATGCAAATTAGGAGTTTAGATTTAGTTCTACGTTAATGTTGTTtggaagtttaatataatatatttcttatacgtGTTAAGCTGTTAAGTTTAGTTTAAGTTAAGCTTTCAGAAATTTAGACcaaaatgaataatttgaaatgaagAAATAATACAAGTCTTCGTGGCAATAGAATCAGTCCGTCCGTGTACGGTGCAAAAGTACCAAACTggacaaataattaaatgaaattacattccttattaatattacataaatgttaGTAGTTAAAGTGGCAAAAGTGGGGGGGAGTGACGAATAGTCAAGCAGTCATTTTATGAAATCAAAGTGGACTAACATTATGAGTATTATTTGACTACAGAGGGACCGTCCCTCACTGGGGCGAGTGAGACGCAGTCGCGGGTTCGGTTCCCACGCAGCCCCATTTCGAAAAGAGATTATCTTTAGTTTCAGATTCATTGAATTCGTATTGAATAATGGTGGCTGGTACCAATTTATTGTTTAcggtttttattgtaaatcagTCTTAGTCtggtaataatactaaaatttgacgacctccgtggtcgagtagtgtgtacaccggttttcatggttgcgccgctccgaggtcccgggttcgattcccggccgagtcgatatagaaaatgttcatattttctatgttgtcttgggtctgggtgtatgtagtaccgtcgttacttctgactttccataacacaagtgctttagctacttacattgggatcagagtaatgtatgtgacgttatccaatatttatttatttattaatactaatattgttttaattatacgaAGCTCTGCAAAACGTAATGCTGTAATTAAGAATGTATGTAGGTAGTCTGTAGAATGTGTGTTTTCCTAATCTAAGCCTCGACCGCCAGACACGAACatacgaaatttaatttacttagagTCTGTGTACGTGTCTTCGTAGAAGGAATTCGAGTTGTATGACAGGAATCCAAATTTAAGTTGACTACCTATCGTGTAGTCGATGTAGCATAATTATGACACATTCTTAGTTATTTTAACGTCACTTCACAACAGATATGTAACTGGATTGTATGGATCGTTAGTTAATAAATCTATCAAATTTTAAGTAGTCGAATAATTATGAacaatgcatatatttttacgtGGCTAGCCAATAACagtagaattattaaaataaactaacctaCATACACaaacatcaaaatcaatatattgattaatattcgGGTAGTTCTTTATAAGTGCGAAAGAGACAAAAAAATAGATCACATATCACTAAGCCGGGTTATCGGCCACTTCCTGTTTGTTAAGTTTTTCTAGCGCCAGGTGCGTGTCCGTCTGTCCCCTCTACCTGGTGGACTAGCGATGGCCTTTTAAATGTATTCGGACCTATTATGATGTGGTTTTAGATACTCGATTTACTAGCTTTTGATACTTTGAagttttttatatcattcaagATTGTTTTtcaacaaacttttttttattttacaatttatattgcgAAAATTGTTTGTCAAACAATTGTTGTTAGATAACAAAACATTGTTGAAAAACAGGTTTGACCATCTTAATTCGACCGCAAAACAGTTCCGCTTAATATATATAGGACTACGACCATAACTTGTCTAGTGTCCAAGTTATGGTCACAGACCATTTGTCTTCAGGTGGCACGTTTTCTTGTCGTTAACAGCAAAAAAGTTCGTTAAAATAGTCATGGAAAATAATCAACATAATGAATGAGCCTTACTTCCGACGGTTACTGACCGCAAAGTTTAACCGCAAAAATGCTAccgagatttttaataattcaaaggtCAATGGCTTCACGGCGGAAGGAAGAGttagttactttataattattttgtggtTACTATGtcgtgatatatgtatatatttcaaccCTTCGACACGCATTCGTGCAGCGTGATAGAGTAAGCTCCATACTTTCAAAAGAGTAGGCCTTATCCTCATAGTGACACGTGTATACAGGTGTTGttatgttactttacttttatatatttatataatttcggtGACTAGATTAAAACTAAAAGCAAATCCTatgaattatacttaaaatcCAATATTGCTTCACGGAAgcaaacatttgaaataagccattaaaaaaaaagggatAGCAAAAAGTAACCGAAAAAAATGGCCACGAATGTACactaaagtacattttgaaCTCTATTACCAAACCAATAAGGTTGAAAGTTTTCTTTGTTAGTGTAACCACCTGTCACAGAAGCGTGGGAACTCAGTGTAAATGATAAACTGATAAGGATTGTATGCGTGCGATATTAGATGTTAatgttttagtaattaatatgttttattaattacgtgACGTGTTTCTAAATAATGCAATAAGGGTTTGTATCTCCGGATATACgttggttttttaaataattaactcaGTTCAATTATCAGTTACTTAATCAAGGGCATAATGACTGTCCCAACGGtctgtatttattatgtagtagttaaaaatataaatctaattattaagCTATTTCGCAGTTACTCTCGAAGTACTTGGGCTTAGAATTAACGTTGGATCAAAGTTTTAATTCCAGTTATACATTCAGCTTTACTGTAcgaatgtcaaaatattttgagtaattTCGCGACAATTCGTCGAGTCTTATATAAACGTAAAGGAAAAAACATTTCCATCGCGTATTCGTCCGTTATCGTAATTTTATTGAACCgctacaattaaatatttacaaactaacGAAAACGTCAGAGTtaataaaagctaaaaataaCTCACAGTGATATAATACAACGACTAGTGCGTTCATTTTACTTTTGtacaacttaaatattttttgcgtaaTCTTAACgggattttgtttaatttaaaggaaACGGAAATGATTCTTGAACGCACAAATGACAGGATAAACGTCTAGCGGTTAAAACGTGCTTACGGAACTACAATTACGTGCCTCCAACATACCAGTCACTAAAAATAATGATTCGTAAGTttatgtaaaaaagtaaaatgagAAATGTCACTCAAATAGAATACTTGGTATAACACCAAGAGCATATAGAATAATAGTAAGTAATTCAATAAGCACTCTGCTATATTTGCCCTcttgttatatacaaaaatgacaACTTATTCGGAAAATAGAAAATGATTTATACGCAGTCGGTTTTATCATTGATAGCGATCTACAGGCGATCTCTTGTGATGATTAGACTTACAAATAGACTTACAAATATGGGTAGAGCAGATGTATAATTTAATCGTTTTAATTACCTTTAGCGTGCAGCATCTTCAAATGGTCGACAGTCAGTTGTAATATCTCTGCTTTCTCCAGCTTAGCGCTGCCTTGCTTTTCACAAGCAGCTGGAACAAGACGCTTCAGCTCTGTGAGCGAGGTGTTGATCCTGTCTCTTCGTTTTTTCTCGATGACGCCGCGACGACGTTTCCGTGTCATCAGCTGACATGAGTCTCCTCCTGGCGATCtgcaataaattatgaaattttatatgaattacgGGCATTTTGTAAACAGGCTGAATGTTATGTAAGGGAGAGAAATAACGAATTTTTGCTAACATTTAACGCAGTCATAATTCGCGCCGtagatattttgatatataaattaatgaaggcttttttcgtatataaatattatataacctttATAGAATTAGATTGTATGATTACAGTAAAAGGTAAAACCCTCAAAATATAACGATAAACGAGCGCGTGTGTGAGTAAAATACTGAACTTTCACacagtatttttgtttaagaaaaCCCATGAAAACGGATCATCCGGCATAAACGCTCTCAAATGTGACATTTAAAAGGTTATGTCGGTGCTTAAATTCTTCCTCCAACAAATGTATCAATATGatattgaacagaaaatatttaaaattattcagcattacgaataactaataaaaataatattttacttatatttttcttcAGTTAGTAACTATAGTTACTGATACTAAGTAGCTATTAGATAAgtctttttataaatgatttactgcaatattaattgatataaatataaataaagtatatggttttttacatttattttttatattaaaatacactaaaaatGCAATGCATCATCATTCACGCCTTTCTCTATAATATACGATATTTGGTCTATTATCTGGATATAACTTGC
The nucleotide sequence above comes from Vanessa tameamea isolate UH-Manoa-2023 chromosome 2, ilVanTame1 primary haplotype, whole genome shotgun sequence. Encoded proteins:
- the LOC113398239 gene encoding hairy/enhancer-of-split related with YRPW motif protein → MEYQRHMESNSLQQPQPQNPQWGYGWGPPAPPAPTQRNKRTHSESEDDAFSEESSKDAQSPGGDSCQLMTRKRRRGVIEKKRRDRINTSLTELKRLVPAACEKQGSAKLEKAEILQLTVDHLKMLHAKGLDTYAYDPQRYAMDYHSIGFRECAAEVARYLVSCEGLDIQDPLRLRLMSHLQCFAAQRELAAKSTNWGYPQYPSVPQPQHGYTDLRQEPPASTAATTISAPPAIAAPLSAAPSYPHYPPGPPAPPGPSVPPGPHPAPTAPHYPAPYPHHPPHHQYSQNSSKPYRPWGAELAY